One stretch of bacterium DNA includes these proteins:
- a CDS encoding discoidin domain-containing protein, translating into MRYRVWSCLIILLLACFLLSCSRPQQPSQPLTAPRLTNNPSWDVIVTNDHPLFSFFNASGGAGKRVYSIEIDTAKDFDSPDLIRYDGVPEGNAYVTSRLASTGLLHDAQRAALKDKSRYYWRVRACDESGNEGPWAMSRFFVDTASDDAFMGLIRVPVEEVRVSSGFNAKNIVDLDDPGQATFWQSTPPGSDTQWVSFDLGKRWTVSRLWMLSAIDGSDGWLTDFVWQRSEDGKGWVDIPGTSVNGNDTFRNILGFDAVSTRYLRLLIRKWHGYAAQINAVAIYSPGTPPVPEAPGGKYVLLVGDQQNGYTFTELAEFVEGAGLGLKTLTVPHYEVSLRMIEGLKNKPVAIILSGNNVSYENIPMFEFNGVYEIIRSSDIPILGICCGHQQLAMAYGYTFAHSMGWEDISAMEAPRARTEITIRKDDPIFRGVPDPFRAAEIHGWAVANLADKYDLLADSSYVQAIKSKDRMIYGEQFHGEIKVPDNQGTPYLVNFLKMSLERPEK; encoded by the coding sequence ATGAGATACAGGGTCTGGTCTTGCCTCATCATCCTTTTGCTCGCCTGTTTTCTCCTGTCCTGCTCGAGGCCGCAACAACCATCGCAGCCGCTCACGGCCCCCAGGCTCACCAACAACCCCAGCTGGGACGTGATCGTCACGAACGACCACCCGCTCTTCTCTTTCTTCAACGCGAGCGGCGGGGCGGGGAAGCGGGTGTACTCGATCGAGATCGACACGGCCAAAGACTTCGACAGCCCCGACCTCATCCGGTACGACGGCGTGCCCGAGGGGAACGCGTACGTGACGAGCAGGCTTGCCTCCACCGGTCTTCTCCACGATGCGCAGAGAGCGGCGCTCAAGGACAAAAGCCGCTACTACTGGCGGGTGCGCGCCTGCGACGAGTCAGGAAACGAGGGGCCGTGGGCAATGTCGCGCTTCTTCGTGGATACGGCATCCGACGACGCGTTCATGGGGCTCATCCGTGTCCCGGTTGAAGAAGTCAGGGTATCAAGCGGCTTCAACGCGAAGAACATCGTGGACCTGGACGATCCGGGACAGGCCACGTTCTGGCAGTCGACCCCGCCCGGATCGGACACCCAGTGGGTGAGCTTCGACCTGGGGAAGCGATGGACCGTATCGAGGCTCTGGATGCTCTCCGCCATCGACGGCTCCGACGGCTGGCTCACGGACTTCGTCTGGCAGCGCAGCGAAGATGGCAAGGGCTGGGTCGACATCCCCGGCACATCGGTGAACGGAAACGACACGTTTCGAAATATCCTGGGCTTCGACGCCGTCTCCACGCGCTACCTGCGTCTCCTCATACGGAAGTGGCATGGCTACGCTGCGCAGATCAACGCGGTGGCCATCTACTCGCCTGGGACGCCGCCGGTACCGGAAGCGCCGGGGGGCAAGTACGTCCTCCTGGTGGGCGATCAGCAGAACGGCTACACATTCACCGAACTCGCCGAATTTGTGGAGGGGGCGGGCCTGGGCCTGAAGACGCTCACCGTGCCGCACTACGAGGTTTCGCTCCGGATGATCGAGGGTTTGAAGAATAAGCCGGTCGCGATCATCCTCAGCGGCAACAACGTGAGCTACGAGAACATCCCCATGTTCGAGTTCAACGGCGTCTACGAGATCATCCGCTCCTCCGATATACCGATCCTGGGCATCTGCTGCGGCCACCAGCAGCTCGCAATGGCATATGGATACACGTTTGCGCACTCGATGGGGTGGGAGGACATCTCGGCGATGGAGGCGCCCAGGGCGCGCACCGAGATAACGATTCGGAAAGATGACCCGATCTTCAGGGGGGTGCCGGATCCGTTCAGGGCCGCGGAGATCCACGGATGGGCCGTCGCCAATCTGGCGGACAAGTACGATCTGCTCGCGGATTCGAGCTACGTCCAGGCGATCAAATCCAAGGACCGCATGATCTACGGCGAGCAGTTCCACGGCGAGATCAAGGTCCCGGACAACCAGGGGACCCCTTATCTCGTTAACTTTTTGAAGATGTCGCTCGAGCGTCCAGAGAAGTGA